AGGTAAATCTTTAATGCGTTATGTTTAAGCAATTTATTCTAGTTTTTTTGTTTGTTGTTGCAGGAAGTAAAACTAATCCAGTTTTTTCTCAAGGGGTAACGGAATCACAACATTTGATAGAGCATAAGCCTTTGATGAATGAGGTTTGGAAAACCTTTGACACCATGCTCTATAAAGTTAACAAGGTTAATGGCAAGACGGTTTACACCCCCTATTTTCCGAGTAAGCTGTCGAAACTGGATGGAACAAGTGTAGAGTTGCAAGGCTATATGGTACCGTTAAAGGCCGGCCTTCGCCATAATAGGTTCCTTTTGTCGGTTTTGCCAGTGCAGCAGTGTATGTTTTGTGGACAAAATGGTATTCCACCCATGGTGGAGGTTACGCTGAGCGACAACAATAAAGTGTGGTTAAAAGAGAATCCTGTTATTGTAAAAGGCTATGTCAAATTAAATGAGAAAGATCGGAGCAGGGTTGAAATCTTTATCAGAGATGCAGCTCTTTTAAAACAGTAGGGATTATCAAAAGCTAACGATTCCGCCAGGTCCACCAAAGAATGATTCCATAGATAAGAACAGCGACCGCAAGCAGTAAAAATAGTTCGAAACTTGTCTCCGGAAAACTAGTCGATTGTGAAAGAAAGGCGGATATTAATAAAATGCCGAGTATGCCTGAGGTTATGCTCACAATGAGTTTTTGAGCTTTGTTTAACGCGGGTTTTGTTTGTTGTGCTACTTTCTTCTCGAGGATCTCATGTACAGGTTCGGTTTCCTTCAATAGTGCAATATCGAGATCAAGCTGCACTGCCATTAAATTGAGGGTATAAGCCCTTGGTAGAACTTCAGCTTTTTCGATGCGCTGTACAGATCGAAGATTCAGTTTGACAAGATCAGCAAGTTGCTGTTGGGAATATCCTTTACTGATACGGGCATTTTTGATCAAAAGCGCTATTTTCTCTTTGCTGGATTTATTGGTCATTTTATGACATTTTGCGGCGTATTCAAATGTCGTGAAATTAAATGATTTAAGGCTATAGCTTTGTGTAAAAAAAATCATGATCGCTATTGCTCTGGAATTGGTCATCTCCCAGTTTTTGCTGGGTTATTTTTGCAAGCGGAACCTCCAGGTTCTGGGGTTTTCCTCAAAGGTCGGATCTTTCCTCTTTTGTCTGTTTGGTCCCATAATATATGTTACTGCTCTCTATTTGAGTATTGCTTATTTAGTCGGAAACCCGTATCAACTAAATCCGAATTATACGGTATCTGATTTTTTTGGTAGTTTTTATTATGTATCAAAAGCAGTGGTATTTGAGGAATTGATCTTTAGGGGAGCCGTATTATATATTCTTATGAGACGCTGTGGTCAGGGGAAAGCTGCATTGATCACGGCGCTGGCTTTTGGCATTTATCACTGGTTTTCGTACGGTATCGTGGGGCAGATTTTTAATATGCTGGAAGTTCTTGTATCGACCGGTATAGTGGGGTATTTATTTGCACGAATTTGTATTAAAACAGGTAAAATAGTGCATCCGATCGTTTTACATTTTGGTTATAATTTTGCAACGATGATTCTATTTTCGAAAGAAAAAAATATCGGACTGCAGCTCCTGATAAAAACGTATGCGGTAGACCCAGTCAAACCCGAGGGGATTTTGCCTTTGTTCGTCCTCGTTAGTTATTATATCGGTTTTCCGCTGTTGTGCTATATTTTTCTTAAACAACTATAAGCTGCAAATAATTTGTCCTGACTGCCTGCTAGTACCTATCATTTGCTCGCTTTATTACTTGCATATTGCGGAACGGGTTTCTTTTTTTGTGATTTATTTACATTGATTATCATCTAAATGCGTTTATTGTTTTGTTTTAATCATTTGATTAAAACAGTTGTTTGTTTTTAATTCTTTTTTCTATATTTGCATAATACAAGGAAGTTTAATCGGGATGAAAGAGAAGAAAATAGATCTGTCGACGGAAACGAAAATTAAGGAAGCGGCGAGGGTTGTATTCTATAAAAAAGGTTTCTCAGCAACCAGGACAAGGGATATTGCCGAAGAAGCAGGGATCAATCTTGCTTTGCTCAATTATTATTTTCGGAGCAAAGAGAAGCTTTTTGAAATTATTATGTTTGAAACCTTTTCGGCTTTCGTACAGAGTATGGCTGTTATCCTTAATGATGAAACAACCAATCTTGAAAGTAAAGTTGAATTGATAGCCAATAGATATATCGATTTTATCATCAGAGAACCGGAGGTGCCTACTTTTTTGATTTCGGAAATCAGAAACAATCCTCAGGAACTCCTCGAAAAGTTGCCAATCAAACAATTGCTAAACAATTCTGTTTTTTTTAAACAGCATCATGAAGCCGTAACACAGGGCTTTATTATGGAGCCACATCCTTTACATTTTTTAATGAATTTATTGGGGTTGGTTGTGTTTCCTTTTATCACAAAGCCTTTGATTATGGGGGTACAAGATCTCGATATCGAACAGTTTAATGCACTTATGATTGAGCGTAAGAAGCTTATACCGATATGGATAGGAGCGATGATGACAGCAAAATAATTTTTTTGTCCCAAACTTAATCAAATGATTAAATCTAAAGATTAAAAAATAATGCCACAATATATGAACAACGCAGTTATGAAGTATTGTTATTTAACGCATGTTATTCTTTTATTGATCCTGTTGCATTTTGCAAATAGGGCAACTGCACAAGGAGAAGCGCTTACTTTGGAGCGTTGTTATACGCTTGCCAAAGCAAATTATCCAGCAATTAAAAAAATGGATCTGATAACCAAAACGGGTGAGTATACCATCCAAAATGCCAATAAAAGGTTTCTCCCCCAAATCAGCTTCTCAGGTCAGGCAACCTATCAATCCCAAACAGTAAGTTTTGCGGATGCTGTAGGTTCATTGCCGGGTATTTCCCTACCTTCTATCAGTAAAGATCAGTATAAAATACAGGGTGAAATTAGTCAGCTCATTTACGATGCTGGCAATACAAAAATGCAGAAGGATTTAATCGCTGCAAATACGGCATTGGAGGAGCAGACCTTAGTATCCAGTCTCTATGGGATTAATCAACGTATCAATAGTCTTTATTTTGCTATTTTATTAATCGATGCCCAATTGAAGCAGAACGAGTTAAACAAGGCTAACTTACAGACTCAGGTACAAAAAGCTGAGGCTGCTTTTGACAATGGGGTAGCATTTCGTAGTAATGTGGAAGAGCTGAAAGCTGAAGTATTGAATATAGAAATGCAGACCACAGAATATACATCTAATCGTACAGCATATTTAAATATGCTTTCGCTCTTTATAGGAAAGAAGTTGCCCGAATCCATGCTATTGAAATTGCCTACCGCTCAGTATACGCTTTCCGCGATTAACAGACCTGAATTAAAAGCTTTTGATTTACAAAAAAACATCGTTGACCAACAGGAGAAACAATTGAAGTCCGATTATCTTCCACAGGTAAGTGGTTTTTTTCAAGGGGCATACGGAAGGCCAACCCTCAATATCATTGAAAATAAATTTGGTCCCTGGTACGTTACAGGGCTGCGTTTTTCTTGGTCGCTAAGTAGCTTTTATTCGCTGTCCAACAAACGAAATATCCTTCAGCTCAATCGTCAGTCTATTGATGCCGATAAGGAAACATTTTTGCTGAATGCCAAAGTTGACCTGAGCCAACAGGATGAGCAGGTCAATAAATATACCATCTTGATTCGACAGGATGATGCTGCGATTGCCTTGCGGACATCGGTAACTCAATCTGCTGAGGCGCAGTTGAGCAATGGAGTGATCACGACCCACGAGTATATTCAAAAATTAAATGCAGAACACTTGGCCAAGCAGCTCAAAATATTGCATGAGATCCAATTGTTACAAGCGATCTATAATTTAAAATTTATAGCCGGGAATTAACTGTAAACATCAAAAAATGAAAAGATTAATTGTATTTATTACTGCGCTCTCTTTGCTTAGTGGTTGTAAGCAACATAATGAATATGACGCTTCCGGGAACTTTGAGGCTGATGAAGTGATTGTCTCTGCGCAGCAAAACGGAATATTGATGCAATATGCTGTTGAAGAAGGAAAGCAATTGAAACCTGGAGATACTGTCGGAAAAATAGATGTCCGTACTGCTGAATTGCAAAAAGAACAAGTGCAGGCAAGTATCGAAGCTTTAGCTCAAAAGATGGTGAATCCTAAGGATCAGGTTGAACTGGTGCGGCGCCAACTGGTCGTTCAGGAAGCGCAATTAAAACAACAGCTGTACGAAAGGACCCGGATGGAAAATCTGGTAAAATCAGATGCCGCAACACGTAAACAGCTCGATGACATCAATGCGGCAATCGATCAATTGCGGAAACAAATAGCCGTGACCAAGCAACAACTCACCCTCAATACATACAATACAAATACCCAAAATCGGAGTATCCTAAGCGAGAAAAATCCGTTAGAGAAATCTGCTGCACAGATTCAGGAACAGATCAATAAGGGACAGGTGATTAATCCTATTGGTGGGACAGTTTTGGTAAACTATGCACTACAGGGTGAATTGCAGGTCGTAGGTAAGCCTTTATATAAAATTGCCAACACGGCGAAGCTTTATTTGAGGGCTTATATTACCGGAATTCAGTTGCCACAGATAAAAGTCGGACAGGCGGTGACTGTGCGCATTGATGATGGCAAGGAGAATTATAAGGAATATCCCGCAACAATTACATGGATTTCAGATAAATCTGAGTTTTCACCAAAGACAATTCAGACTAAGGATGAGCGCGCTAATCTTGTTTATGCGATCAAAGTAAGTGTGAAAAATGATGGTTATTTAAAAATAGGGATGTATGGTGAGGTCCTTTGGTCAAAGTAAGTTATTATGATCGCTGTCAGTGTAAAAAATATGGTCAAAACCTACGGTAATGTTAGAGCCGTAGATGACGTTTCTTTTGAGGTAAAGAAAGGTGAGTTGTTTGGGCTTATAGGGCCTGATGGCGCCGGTAAAACATCAATTTTCCGAATACTAACCACTTTACTGCTTGCGGATAGTGGTACTGCTGCTGTAGAGGGATTCGATGTTGTCAAAGAATATCAACAGATACGCAATCGGGTAGGGTATATGCCAGGACGTTTTTCATTATACCAGGACCTGACGGTAAAGGAGAATCTTACTTTCTTTGCGACAGTTTTTGGTACAACCATTCAGGAAAATTATCCACTTATCAAAGATATTTATGATCAGATACAACCCTTCAACGATCGTAGAGCAGGGAAATTGTCTGGCGGAATGAAGCAAAAGCTGGCCTTATGCTGTGCGCTGATCCATAAGCCCGACGTGCTTTTTCTGGATGAACCGACAACAGGTGTCGATGTTGTATCCAGAAAGGAATTTTGGGAAATGTTGACCAAACTCAAGGAACAGCAGATCACGATCGTGGTATCCACACCCTATATGGATGAAGCTCGACTGTGTGATCGTATTGCATTAATGCAGGGCGGAAGGATTATGTCAATCGATGAACCGTCAGGTATTATAAAAAGTTTTCCAAAGCCACTATATGCGGTTAAAGCGGATAATATATATAAACTGCTCCAGGATCTCCGTTCGGATCAGGCGGTAGAAAGCTGTTATGCATTTGGCGAATATTTGCACCTTACCCCAAAATCAGAAGTGGATGGTAGGGAAGGCATTATTGCCCTGGCAAATAAGTATAACCCACAACATCTCGTGGTTGAAAAAATAACTGCAACGATCGAAGATAGTTTTATCCGCCTGATGCAGGATCAAAATGGTATGGACGAATTCAAACAAGTCACAGATGGAGAATAAGGCAATAGTCTGTAAGGATCTGACCAAGCAATTTGGAGATTTTAAGGCCGTAGATAAAATTACGTTCGATGTTGACCAAGGCGAAATTTTTGGTTTTCTTGGTGCCAATGGTGCGGGGAAGACCACGGCCATGCGTATTCTTTGTGGTTTGTCCTACCCGACATCGGGTGAAGCAACTGTCGCTGGCTTCAATGTGTATAAAGAACAGGAGCAGATCAAAAAGAATATCGGTTATATGAGTCAGAAGTTCTCGTTGTACGATAACCTCACTATTTTGGAAAATATTGAGTTTTATGGAGGTGTGTATGGTGTTTCAAGGGCAGACATAAAGTCGCGAAGCAGTGATTTGGTCCACACCTTAGGTTTAGAGAAAGAAGCAAAAAAACTCGTGGGGGAATTACCTTTGGGCTGGAAACAGAAGTTGGCATTTTCTGTAGCGATTTTCCATCGACCTAAAATTGTTTTTTTGGACGAGCCAACAGGAGGCGTTGATCCGATTACCCGACGGCAGTTTTGGGATATGATTTATGAGGCTGCTGCCAATAACATAACGGTGTTTGTGACAACACACTATATGGATGAAGCCGAATACTGCAACCGTATCAGTATTATGGTAGATGGGAAAGTCGAAGCAATGGACAGTCCCACAAATCTGAAACAGCGGTTCGAAACCCATTCCATGGACGACGTATTTTATCAACTGGCACGTGGAGCTAAAAGATCGGGAGATTGATATGAAACAGTTGTTCGCTTTTATTCGCAAGGAGTTTTATCATGTTTTTAGGGATCGTAGAACACTGCTTATCCTTTTTGGGTTTCCCGTCGTTCAGATTCTCCTTTTTGGCTATGCATTGAGTAGCGAAGTTAAAAATATTGGAATTGCGATTCAGGATAATGCACGTGATGTCAACTCCAGTGAAATCGTAAACCGTATTAAAACAAGTTCATATTTTCAGGTGAAAGACGAAATTGTAAATTATAAAGATGTAGAAAGCCGATTTAAAGATGGAAGCATCAAATGTGCAATAATCTTTCCTGCCAATTTCGGGGAGGATCTATATCGAAAGGATGGTGCTCAAATTCAGCTATTAGTTGATGCTTCCGACCCGAATACTGCCACAATAGTCACCAATTATCTGACCGCTATAATTAAGGCATACCAGCAGGACCTAAATCCCGGAACAGCGTTATCCTATCAGATAGTGCCCCAACTGCGACAATTGTATAATGAAGAGCAGAACGGTTCCCTTAATTTTATCCCTGGAGTGATCGCATTGATTTTTATGATCGTTAGCACGGCACTGACCTCCGTGGCAGTTGTGCGCGAAAAAGAGCTGGGGACTATGGAAATTCTATTGGTATCGCCTTTCAAACCCATTATGGTTCTCATCGCCAAAGCGATTCCATATCTCGTGCTTTCACTCGTCAATTTTATCATTATTCTTCTACTTTCGGTGTTTGTACTTGATGTTGAGATCAGGGGAAGTCTGGTGTTGATTTTCGCGGAGAGTATTTTATTTATTATCACCTGTCTTTCTTTAGGCTTGTTGATTTCTAATGTCACCGATTCCCAGCAAACGGCCATGTTAATAGCGATGATGGGCATGATGCTGCCGACCTTATTATTGACTGGCTTTATGTTTCCTTTGGAAAATATGCCCTGGATATTTCAGGTTATTTCGCATATCGTGCCATCCCGCTATTACTATGCAATTATTAAAGCTGTCATGCTCAAAGGAATGGGCTTTAGTTATGTTTGGAAAGAAACATTGATTCTCGCCGGGATGTCAGTTGTGTTGTTGTCAATTGCATTGAAAAGATTTAAAATCAGGTTGTAATGGAGGTATTAAGATTCATATTACAGAAAGAGTTTCGGCAGATATTCAGAGACAAAATTATCTTGGCCATGATGTTTGTCATGCCGACAGTTCAACTGATCATCATGCCATTTGCAGCCAATTTTGAAGTGCAGAATATCAATATTGCTTATGTTGACAACGACCACAGTTCTTATTCAAGAACCTTAATCAATAAAATTGCATCTTCAGGATACTTTAAAATCGTAAGTAGTCCACTATCTTATAAAGTTGGATTGGAAATGATCGAAAAGGGAGACGCTGATCTTGTATTGGAGATACCGACAGGTTTTGAGCGCAATCTGGTGCGGGAAGGTACGCAGCAAGTCAATATCGCAGTGGATGCCATCAATGGTACAAAATCGTCCTTGGGTGGAGCTTATTTAACCAGTGTAATTACTGATTTTAACGGCGGTTTGGATGTAAATATCAAAGCCGCTAAAACAGGTATTTCAGAGCAGGTCGCAACCGTCAAAATAGCGAATTCCAATTGGTATAATCCCAAGGCTGAATACAAATACTATATGGTGCCGGGTATTTTGGTTTTGTTGCTTACGATGATTGGCGGATTTATTACAGCGCTCAATATTGTCAAAGAGAAGGAAATCGGAACAATCGAGCAGATCAATGTGACGCCCATCAAAAAATGGCAGTTTATCCTAGGGAAACTAATTCCATTTTGGATTGTGGGCATGATTGTTTTTACCGTTGGTATGATTGTAATGTATATTGTTTATGGTATTTTTCCGCAGGGAAGTTTACTGCTTTTATATCTCTTTGCTGCAGTGTACCTCATTGCACTATTGGGGTTGGGATTGTTTATTTCTACCCTTGCAGACACACAATTGCAGGCCATGTTCATCGCATATTTCTTTATGATGGTTTTTATGCTGATGAGTGGCTTTTTTACCAGCACAGATAGTATGCCGGCTTGGGCAAGAGCGATTTCGCAATGCACACCAGTTACCCATTTTATCAGTGTTGTACGGCTAATTGTCTTAAAAGGGAGTGGATTTCAGGAAGTGAAGAAAGAGCTTGTTTATCTTATTGGATTTGCTTTTTTGTTGAATGGTTTAGCCATCTATAATTATAGAAAGACCGTGTGAAAACATGGCGTAGTCATTCGTTCTTTGCTAATTGAACATAGCTCTTACGCTTGTTTAAACCGTCAGATCGTCGGCATAGAACGAGCTGACTCAAGTCTATTTACGTATAATTTCCACACTATCTTTCGGAAAATGATTTTGTAGCCATTGTTGTAGCTTTTCCTGTTGTGTTTGAGGTAGCGGAGTTTTGGTAGAATAAATAAATGCGACAAGGTTGGCTAAGCTATCTTTTTTGCTGTAATGTTGTTGTATACCAATGCTATAGGAGCTTAGCTCGGGAAACAATACCAAGATATCCCGATCGAGTTGTGGATTAGCCAATTGGTATTTGGTAAGTTCATTATTGAGAGCTCTTATGGTAAGGTCTTTTTCACTTACAGCAGCGGTACGCTTATCGATTTCGCTAAGAATACTTGATTTTAGGTCTAAACTGTCCTGATGAATAACCAGCGCGGTATTGGTAATCCCAAATGCTTCCATGCTGTGTTGTAGAGACTCAACTTCTTTTTTGCTGAATTTTTTTGATAAGAAAGCCAGTTCTAATTTCTTTGGATTACCATTCATCTCCAGTTTTTCATAAATGACCGTATAACCTTTATTGCTCAATTCCTGTTGAACGAACTGATTTACTTTGTTTGTGTATTTTTTTTCTTGCAGGAGATTGTAGGCAAAATATACGCTCGGCAATACAAGTATAATTGTGATGATGGTAATACTTTGTGTAATTCTTTTTTCCCGTTGCTGATCGACATAATGTGTTTTGGGGTATCGTAAATATTTGACAATCACAAAGGTCGAAATGCAGATAAAAACACAGTTTATTATATACAGGAATAATGCGCCGGCGAAAAAGCTGAAATTGCCTATTGCGAGTCCATAGCCCGCGGTACAGAGCGGAGGCATCAGGGCTGTTGCAATTGCTACTCCAGGAATTGGATTGCCCTTATCCACTCTTGTAATAGCAATGACACCGACCAGACCACCGAAGATTGCAATCATGACATCGTAAATATTCGGTGATGTGCGTGCTAGTAACTCAGATTGTGCCTCTTTAAAGGGGCTTAAAAGAAAATAGATAAACGATACGACCAAGCTGATCAATGTGGCGATCAGTAGATTTTTTAGCGATTTTTTTAATAACGGAAAGTCAAAAGTCCCTAAGGCGAATCCAGCTCCTACTATTGGCCCCATTAACGGAGATATCAGCATTGCTCCTATAATGACGGCAGTAGAATTTACGTTCAATCCAACAGACGCCACTACAATCGCGCAGGCTAGAATCCAGGCATTAGCTCCGCGAAAAGAAATATTACTGACAACATTTTCCAGAACAGCTTCCTTTTTTTCTTCACCTTGGTGTAGATCAAAAAATCGTAATATTTTATTCATAAATTTATTGTTGTACTAAAAAATATAAATATAGGGCCTAAACTATTCTTAACGTGCTAAAACTATGCCGCCTTTGGTAATTTGTTGTGCCTAGGCGATAAAATAAAGTAGCGATGCCGGATGGATCCAACTTTGATCGGATTGCCCGTGATCATAAATAGCGTTCCCTACAGATATAAAATGGCAAGAAGATTTTGTCGACTGCTCATAAAATATTATCTTTTAGTAATTTTAGAACTAAGAAACAAGAAATAGAAATGTCGTTAATAGATTTATCAAGACGCGTAGCGTTGGGAATAGATATCGGAGGGACCAATACGAAATTTGGGGTGGTCAATCATCGCGGTGAAGTACTTGAAAAGGAAAGCATAAAAACAGATGATTATGAGACAGTAGAGGATTTTATCGATGCGTTGTATGAAAAAGCATCTCCTTTAATTGAAAATTTTGGAGGTAAAGATAGCTTTGATGGAATTGGTGTTGGTGCTCCGGATGCGAATTATTATACTGGAACCATAGACCATGCGCCCAATCTTCCTTGGAAGGGTGTCATTCGATTCAGTGACTTAATGACCGCTAAGTTTAACATTCCCTGTACCATAACCAACGATGCTAATGCTGCAGCCTATGGTGAAATGCTTTTTGGTGCAGCGCGGGGAATGAAAGATTTTATTATGATTACCCTAGGGACAGGTGTCGGCAGCGGTATCGTCGCCGGCGGAAAGCTTATCTATGGTCATGACGGATTTGCTGGAGAATTAGGCCATACCATTGTTAAACCTGGAGGAAGGAAGCATTGGAGCACAGGTTCTGAAGGAAGTTTAGAAGCCTATGCGTCAGCGACAGGAATAACGATCACGGCAAAGAAAATGAGAGCTGAGTTTCCTGAGTCGATGCTAAATCAGTATCCAGAAGATGCTATAAATTCGAAGACTGTTCATGAGTGTGCTTTGAAAGGGGATGCAATTGCCATCGAAGTATTTAGATATACGGGGCAGAAGCTGGGTGAGGCCTTGGCCAATTTTGTGATGTTTTCATCTCCTGAAGCAATTCTCCTATTTGGTGGGGTAATTAAAGCTGGTGATTTTATCTTAAAACCTGCGAAGCTGCATATGGAAAGAAATCTTTTTCCTTTGTTTAGGAATAAAGTGAAACTTGTCTTTAGTGAATTGGAAGAAGCTGATGCTGCTATTCTTGGCGCAAGTGCATTGGTTTGGGAAAAATAAAATATTAATTTGTTCTCAAGATACTAACACCATCTATTAGGGATACCGTTTGTATCTTGAGAACAGGTTTTTTAAGTTGTTAATTTATAAATTTATGAGGTCTTTCTGTTAGGGTAAATCCAATACGCTGCCCAGAATTGGCAAAGAAATAACCGACTATTTCATACCTAAGGAAAGCTGTTGTTATTTTTCGTGTATCTAAAGGCATAGTCTTTGCTGATGAATTCTTTTAAACTTAAAACTATTTGTATGAAAAAGACCGTTTTTCTTCTTTTGTTGCTATGCACAGCCTTATTCTCAAAAGCCGACCAACTACAGGCCCTAACACAAAAACAAGCGGAAACCGCAGTAGCATATCTTAAGAAAGAGCCCATTGTTATTTTATGGTGTAGCTGCTGCGACAATCAAGCACCGAAAAAGATTACTGTAAACGAAGTATTTTTCAAGCAATATCCTGACGGGAAATATTATTCTGTTATCGTAAAAGGTAGAGATGAAAGCGGAGTGGAAGTTGAAGAATATGTAGATTTAGCGTATGTATTTGTGAAAAAAGGGAAAAAAGCCAAAAGTCTAGGCAAGGTTTTAAAATTTGAATGTGATCCTTGTACAAAACCATTTGACTGGTCGGTTTAAATCGTGTAGCTAAGAACTAATTTCTAAAAAAAACTCCCGAACTTATGAGCTCGGGAGTTTTTTTGTGCGGAAGAAGGGACTCGAACCCCCACGCCTCGCGGCGCCAGATCCTAAGTCTGGTGCGGCTACCAATTACGCCACTTCCGCATTAGGATTTCTTATGATGTCGCAAATATATAAACCAAAGTGATATCTTGCAAGTCGATAAGCTAGATTCCTTCTTTTAAATACGGATCATCCTGTTTATGAATGGAATATTTTTAATTAGGATACTTGTCTCTTTGATCACATGATCTACAGGCAGCTTGTTTACCCGATTTTTTGATGAAATGCTTGCTGTCCTAATCAAGTTTTGTTAGGGCCTTTGAATTGCGTAACAAAAATACATATTGAAAAAAGTCAGTTGTATGAGTCGTCTCAGCGGGTATGATATTTTCGCCAAAAAGCCGTGATTTTACAGTTATTAAATTTTGAGAAGTAGCATAGGGTGAATGTGCTGCATTGAGTTTAAACAATGATATACTATTTGGTCGACTTAATTCTTTTAGATCCTGAATGCCTTTCACGAGCATAAGTGGGCCATCTGCATTTACCCAATCTACTTTTTCATCTTCAGGGGTTGGAAATTGAGGATTCTTTGGAAGATACATTTCACTAGCAATGGTATAACTAACAAAGCTAGATACTTTATATCCTTTATTTTTCAAGCGTGTAGCAAAAGGATCATT
The DNA window shown above is from Sphingobacterium thalpophilum and carries:
- a CDS encoding TIGR00341 family protein, translating into MNKILRFFDLHQGEEKKEAVLENVVSNISFRGANAWILACAIVVASVGLNVNSTAVIIGAMLISPLMGPIVGAGFALGTFDFPLLKKSLKNLLIATLISLVVSFIYFLLSPFKEAQSELLARTSPNIYDVMIAIFGGLVGVIAITRVDKGNPIPGVAIATALMPPLCTAGYGLAIGNFSFFAGALFLYIINCVFICISTFVIVKYLRYPKTHYVDQQREKRITQSITIITIILVLPSVYFAYNLLQEKKYTNKVNQFVQQELSNKGYTVIYEKLEMNGNPKKLELAFLSKKFSKKEVESLQHSMEAFGITNTALVIHQDSLDLKSSILSEIDKRTAAVSEKDLTIRALNNELTKYQLANPQLDRDILVLFPELSSYSIGIQQHYSKKDSLANLVAFIYSTKTPLPQTQQEKLQQWLQNHFPKDSVEIIRK
- a CDS encoding ROK family protein, which produces MSLIDLSRRVALGIDIGGTNTKFGVVNHRGEVLEKESIKTDDYETVEDFIDALYEKASPLIENFGGKDSFDGIGVGAPDANYYTGTIDHAPNLPWKGVIRFSDLMTAKFNIPCTITNDANAAAYGEMLFGAARGMKDFIMITLGTGVGSGIVAGGKLIYGHDGFAGELGHTIVKPGGRKHWSTGSEGSLEAYASATGITITAKKMRAEFPESMLNQYPEDAINSKTVHECALKGDAIAIEVFRYTGQKLGEALANFVMFSSPEAILLFGGVIKAGDFILKPAKLHMERNLFPLFRNKVKLVFSELEEADAAILGASALVWEK